In the Sporolituus thermophilus DSM 23256 genome, CGTAGCTCGCATACCCGCGCTGTAGTAATTTTATGCGTAATTCTTGCTCACTATAGGCCCTTCCGGCTAAAAGCCGCAATGCCATAGAAAATACCTCATGCTTCATCGACGACAATGTCATCAACCGCACTGGTTGTTAGCTTTATAGCCCCGCCTGTTAAGGCTTCGCGGATTTTCATTTCGATCTCTTCTGCAATGTGCGGATTTTCTTTTAAGTATTCTTTAACATTCTCTTTGCCTTGTCCTAGCCGGCTATCTTTATAAGAATACCATGAGCCGCTCTTAGTAATGATGTCTAGCTCTGTACCGATATCAACCAGGCTGCCTTCGCGGGAAATACCTTCGCCGTACATAATGTCAAACTCAGCTTGCCGAAAAGGAGGAGCAACTTTGTTTTTTACTACTTTTATCCTCGTCCGACTGCCGATAACTTCGCTTCCCTGTTTTATCGCTTCAGCCTTTCGTACTTCCAGGCGAACGGAGGCATAAAACTTCAGAGCTCGTCCACCCGTCGTGGTCTCGGGATTGCCAAACATGACCCCTACTTTTTCCCGGATCTGGTTAATAAAAATGGCGGTCGTCCGGGACTTGCTGATTATGCCGGTTAGTTTCCGGAGAGCCTGCGACATTAGCCGGGCCTGCAAACCAACATGAGCATCGCCCATTTCTCCTTCAATTTCCGCTTTTGGCACTAATGCCGCTACTGAATCCACGACAATTATATCAATGGCGCCACTGCGCACCAGGGCATCGGCAATTTCCAGTGCCTGTTCGCCGTTATCAGGTTGCGAGATGAGCAAGTTTTCCGTATCGACTCCGAGTTTTTTAGCATAAATAGGGTCTAGCGCATGCTCTGCATCGATAAAAGCGGCGATTCCTCCCATTTTTTGAGCCTGGGCAATCATATGCAGCGCTACTGTTGTTTTACCCGAAGATTCATGACCGTAGATTTCTACAACCCTACCCCGCGGAATGCCGCCTACTCCCAAGGCAATATCTAACGCCAAACACCCGGTGGGAATTACTTCGACATTCATTTTCGCGGCTGCCTCGCCCAGTCGCATAATAGACCCTTTGCCAAATTCTTTTTCAATTTGGCGCATCGCATTTTCCAATGCTTTTAATTTATCCATTTGTCCTCCCCCTTGACCATTCTAACCATATTTTACAAACATTTGTTCGTGAAGTCAATGGGGATAATTACTTTTGAACAGAAGGAAGAAGCATGATTTTATAGAATAGTTCAAATTAAATAAATTTACGAAACAAGGAGGCTTTTTTGTGAAAGAAAAGATTCACCCTAACTATTATCAAACAACCGTAACCTGTGCTTGCGGCAATAGTTTTGTAACCGGTTCAACGAAAAAAAACTTAAAGGTTGACGTCTGCTCGAAATGTCATCCCTTTTTTACGGGAATACAAAAAATTGTCGATACTACTGGACGGTTAGAGCGGTTTGCCAAAAAATACGGTTTAGAAAAATAGAGGGCCTGTGCCCTCTTTTTATTTTGCTCGTGCCGGCTCCATATTGATCCGGTACCCTTTTATGGTGTTACGGTGCATTACCGAAAGCACCCGCTCAGCAACGTCTTCCGGCACTTCCACAAAGGTAAACTTTTCATAAATATTAATAACACCGATGATATGCCCGGGAATGTCCGCTTCTTCCGCAATCGTGCGCACAATATCTTCCGGGCGAATTTTCTGCGCCCGTCCTACATTAATAAAGAGACGAACCATGCCCTCCTCGGCCCCGGTATTGCTGAAAACAGATTTATCATCGACCTGTTGCTTTTCCTTAAATCCCTCCTGAAACAATTTAAGGGCGGCAGCGGCAATATCCAGGACCTCATAGGAGCCAGCAAGCTCCTGTACGATGGAACTGTATTCCTGGAAGTTAGCTTGTTCAATCGTGGCAATAACCTGGCTCTTAATAACTTCCCGGTAACGCTCAACAACATCGGCCGGCGACGGCAATTGTTTACGTACAATGCGCGTTTTTATCGTTCTTTCAATCAACTTAAGCTGACGGTACTCACGCGGCTC is a window encoding:
- the recA gene encoding recombinase RecA, with amino-acid sequence MDKLKALENAMRQIEKEFGKGSIMRLGEAAAKMNVEVIPTGCLALDIALGVGGIPRGRVVEIYGHESSGKTTVALHMIAQAQKMGGIAAFIDAEHALDPIYAKKLGVDTENLLISQPDNGEQALEIADALVRSGAIDIIVVDSVAALVPKAEIEGEMGDAHVGLQARLMSQALRKLTGIISKSRTTAIFINQIREKVGVMFGNPETTTGGRALKFYASVRLEVRKAEAIKQGSEVIGSRTRIKVVKNKVAPPFRQAEFDIMYGEGISREGSLVDIGTELDIITKSGSWYSYKDSRLGQGKENVKEYLKENPHIAEEIEMKIREALTGGAIKLTTSAVDDIVVDEA
- the rpmE gene encoding 50S ribosomal protein L31; this translates as MKEKIHPNYYQTTVTCACGNSFVTGSTKKNLKVDVCSKCHPFFTGIQKIVDTTGRLERFAKKYGLEK